Part of the Mya arenaria isolate MELC-2E11 chromosome 8, ASM2691426v1 genome, ttaaattgtattatcttatgatatttaattgacaagtaataaataatgacaaacatGAGAAACAACACATGCACAAAAAGCTGACTAGTAAGATCTATATCATTCATACCCCGACAAGCAAGGCATTGATTCAActgatttttgtttcatttgatcACAACGAGTCGATAAAACAGCATGACTCGTtgaatacataataaatcaCGCACAAAAGACCGCAAGTCTTTCGGATGAGAGGTAAAGCGATAAGATAAAGTAATTTtattatcagttttgttttattttcaaataatgcttaaacattcaccatttttattattttttcctaacaaaacaaaataaaatgctgtaTGATGTAAGTTTACCATATTATATTTAACCTGTCAATGCTTACACCATGTATACAATTTTCGGAAAATAAAGTTGGAAACCAGGACAAAAATGGCACAGGATCTATGAGAAAACTGTATATATACCTCTGGGTTCAGGAAATAAGTCATTATGTTGAGAAAACAATGAAgcttatgtttgaaatgtttccGGTCAAGGTGAAGGACGTACAAGGTGTCTTGAGCGACCAGCACTATTTTACcaattgttataattttaagCCAACAATCTGTAtacaaaagcaaaaataataattataaatgaaatgttcaaaagcCACCATGATCCGTTAAATTAGCAAAACGACAGCACTGATTTTCTTTAACGGAATTTTAGTCAACGATGCGTTGTGTATTTTTTGAATCGCTTTATGCGATCCGATAATTGTCTAAATTCACATATTCAttataaacatgacaattaataaacaagaaaatcaTGACATACAACTATATCATCGTAAAATCATTGCATATGTATGAACGGCatacaatttgatattaaacaagCTATGCTTACACGATTTTTAATATCAGAAGTAATTTATTGAGCAGAGGACAATGAATTtctgtatgtttatttattgtttggaGAATTGAACGGTTACAATATATGAACGATGAACATAATGAACGTTGCATATTCCTTATAGTGTACAGTTTATTTGTGTATGTCTGGACTTCACTTTTACATTTAACGGCGTAAATATCTCAAGACTGTGCTTGATACGCGCTGAGACTCGTCAAATTCCAGGCCACATGATCTCCTGCTCTGGGCTTGTAGTGGGAGGCACCTGcaaacatttgaatttgaacTTTTACAAGAAAGAATTTGCAGCGCACCCTACAATGGCATGTTGTGGTTTAAAGATATTCATAATGATCAGATAAAGGATGGTGGAAACTTTATCTATACGTTGTAAGATCGTGGGCTGGAATTATAATTGCAGCACAGATATGCATTACAACTGAAGTGaaggaaaaaatattaaagtaaaaaggGCCGATTCTTTATAATTCCATGAGCTTTTTTGTACCGAGTAGAGATTTGAACACTAAAGCTGTAAGCCAATCCTTGGTACATAATTGTTGTATATGGCATGCGATGCTCTGAATAATTCTGGCGTGTACCCTCTAATAAAACGTGTCTCATACCGACTTGCATCTGCTTGCCACTGGTGTGTTCTATGAGTTCCCAGTAGGTTTCACCTGGTACTTCTTCTACGCCATTAATGGCAGACACGTAGTAAGACCCGTTGAAATGCATACTCTTTGGAAAGTAGGTCATCGAAAAACTGCAggtaaaaggtaaatattaaaatataacggGAAAAAACAATGTGGATCAATTGCGGTCTTCCCATACCTTTCTATGGTCAAAACAACGGCATATTATGCTAAGCTGAATAAAGATCTGTTcgcactttaaaaaaaaagaagaagaaatgaatTGTTGATAAATGTTCGAGGTTACGGCCATGCTTATAAGTTTAAGCCCCCGATAGACCCGGGTACCAGTCAACTCTTGTTACACTTACCGTTCCTTGGCAGGTAACCCATCGTTTATCAGTAATGCAGTTTTGATAAGTATGTGGCCtgtttgtatctgtgtatgtggtgttaatgtatttatgtctctagttcattatcGTTTAGGCCCTTTTTTATGCCCCTTtatatggtttgtttttttcattttctactatgaggcttgtccctgtagttaacaTTGTACTATCGCACTAACTCACCTGttccaaaaacaaacataaagcaAAACCAATGCACTGACATAATGTTTCGATAAGAGATAATGACCATTTCTGTGAGATAAATAAGATTAAATATCATCATAATTGAATGTGTCATGAATTatatccaaatatatatatatattccctTAAAAATACAATGTGTACGCTTTAAAAAGTTATTACTCATGTACACTCATATTACATATTACAATATTTCAGCCATATATTTCTATTATAAAAGAGGTAGGTTAAAATAATAGTAATGCaacattattttcttggaaTGCTTAACAGTCACATGCCGGTACAAGTAAATAAGTTACATTACTTTCAACACAATTTATTGCAACTCACTTGGTGAACTCTTGGTATGTATCGCAGACGGCCTCCATATAGTGTAATACATTTCCCGGATATTCCACGTCCAGAGTCACAGTTAAAAAGAACTTCGGTTCATTCAAGATGTTCTTTATACTGTACTGGAATTCTCCTTTTGTGCTGCAATTGATACATGTTTACATGCATGTACACACGtgatttcttatattttctCTTCCTTATATTTCAACTTTGAGTGTTTTTCTATTTCAcgtaattaatatttacataatcaaaatctttatatcataaaatatttaaaacaaaaacaaaaacatgcacaT contains:
- the LOC128242506 gene encoding uncharacterized protein LOC128242506 produces the protein MDFSFNINFILMVFVHIGVCNSLITKGEFQYSIKNILNEPKFFLTVTLDVEYPGNVLHYMEAVCDTYQEFTNFSMTYFPKSMHFNGSYYVSAINGVEEVPGETYWELIEHTSGKQMQVGASHYKPRAGDHVAWNLTSLSAYQAQS